One stretch of Armigeres subalbatus isolate Guangzhou_Male chromosome 2, GZ_Asu_2, whole genome shotgun sequence DNA includes these proteins:
- the LOC134211103 gene encoding SIFamide-related peptide, translated as MACIKMIGSLVLVVLIVLALSSTTEAGYRKPPFNGSIFGKRNGNSIDYEGNAKVLSTMCEIAAEACQSWFTQEQK; from the exons ATGGCTTGCATCAAAATGATCGGATCCCTGGTTCTGGTGGTGCTGATTGTACTGGCCCTGAGCAGCACCACCGAGGCTGGCTACCGGAAGCCACCATTCAATGGAAGCATCTTCGGCAAGCGGAATGGAAATTCCATCG ATTACGAGGGAAACGCGAAGGTGCTGTCGACCATGTGCGAAATAGCAGCGGAAGCATGCCAGTCCTGGTTCACTCAAGAACAGAAGTAG